From the Candidatus Peribacteria bacterium genome, one window contains:
- a CDS encoding S-layer homology domain-containing protein has translation MRTAWTLGASAILLSQGLFPLIAQAASFPDVPASNPYAVAISALADMKVINGNPDGTFAPGRTVNRAEFLTMLYRAKAKTTSTPTAPCFLDVPVTAWFAPVICDAASKTYVSGYSDGKFKPEQAVNRVEALKMLFTVHGLSQQATPESTAAALVYPDISASAWYMQYVAAAFRLKIVPVPGVSSTSFGPDLPLSRAEAAAYIYNAISPSPLPLNGSASSVTTQQTTSTTQRSSAQTRSTRSAASAAAPSITKVEYPFTSEGRFTEKLSRSYVFSLTQRATVSLQATVPGNVTDDSITCRLYKLGTAADSFSLEYYLGYQDKGTCTVRATLATGSYQLDIAPLMPNLAFAVTSKSVTGDGNDGFVEAKSLILDAPSSTQLDTTDMGDYFTFRLKEETSLMIELTNEEKVRCIIYPMEDVDIYGFASPECNTQYTFPAGTYYIGVVQKDGRASKQNYSIRYKK, from the coding sequence ATGCGTACAGCTTGGACCCTTGGCGCTTCCGCCATTCTTCTTTCCCAGGGATTGTTCCCTCTCATTGCGCAGGCAGCGTCTTTTCCCGACGTGCCCGCCAGCAACCCGTATGCAGTCGCCATCAGTGCGCTTGCGGACATGAAAGTGATCAACGGAAATCCGGATGGCACTTTTGCGCCGGGCCGCACTGTCAACCGCGCAGAATTTCTGACGATGCTCTACCGAGCCAAAGCAAAGACAACCAGCACTCCCACCGCACCGTGCTTCCTGGACGTTCCGGTGACAGCCTGGTTCGCACCGGTCATCTGTGACGCTGCGAGCAAGACATATGTCTCCGGATACAGCGACGGAAAATTCAAACCCGAGCAGGCGGTGAACAGAGTGGAGGCTCTCAAGATGCTCTTCACAGTTCACGGTCTCAGCCAGCAGGCGACACCGGAGTCGACAGCTGCCGCTCTTGTCTATCCAGACATTTCCGCCAGTGCATGGTACATGCAGTATGTTGCTGCCGCGTTCCGTCTGAAGATTGTTCCGGTGCCAGGAGTCTCGTCCACATCATTCGGTCCGGACCTCCCTCTCTCCCGTGCCGAAGCCGCGGCATATATTTACAATGCCATCTCCCCGTCACCATTGCCGCTCAATGGTTCAGCATCATCTGTGACGACACAGCAGACCACGAGCACAACACAGCGCAGCAGTGCACAGACGCGCTCAACCAGAAGTGCAGCGAGCGCCGCCGCTCCGAGCATCACGAAAGTGGAATATCCTTTCACGTCAGAAGGACGCTTTACAGAAAAATTGTCCCGCTCGTATGTCTTCTCACTCACCCAGAGGGCGACCGTCTCCCTGCAGGCAACTGTTCCTGGAAATGTGACCGACGACAGCATCACCTGCCGTCTCTACAAGCTCGGCACTGCTGCAGACAGCTTCTCACTTGAGTACTATCTCGGTTACCAGGACAAAGGAACATGCACCGTCCGCGCCACACTCGCAACGGGCTCCTACCAGCTCGACATTGCGCCGCTCATGCCGAACCTTGCCTTCGCCGTCACATCAAAGTCTGTAACGGGTGATGGAAATGATGGCTTCGTAGAGGCAAAATCTCTTATCCTTGATGCGCCGTCTTCCACACAGCTTGATACAACAGACATGGGGGACTACTTCACATTCAGACTGAAAGAGGAAACAAGTCTGATGATTGAACTCACAAACGAAGAAAAGGTCCGCTGCATTATTTACCCGATGGAAGATGTCGATATTTACGGCTTCGCATCGCCGGAGTGCAACACGCAGTACACGTTCCCGGCAGGAACGTATTACATCGGAGTGGTGCAGAAAGATGGCAGAGCGTCGAAGCAGAATTACAGCATCAGGTACAAGAAATAA
- the clpB gene encoding ATP-dependent chaperone ClpB, producing MNFQNYTTKAAEAMQSALQIATTLGQQALSPLHLLLALVEQPEGVVPSLLQKLKHDPADTAEKIRQAIGVLPKVSGSGSPYLTPELKQVLDEAEAEEKKLQDEYVSTEHLFLALLGDKDVKRIVDIKPADVLKEVKALRGNQRVTDQNPEGKYQVLEKYTQDFTALAREGKIDPVIGRDEEIRRIMQILSRRTKNNPVLVGEPGTGKTAIVEGLAKKIIDGDVPDTLKGKRLLALDLGAMIAGTKYRGEFEDRLKALLKEIEGSDGQIILFIDELHTIVGAGAAEGSMDAGNLLKPALARGQLRTIGATTLREYRLHVEKDAALERRFQPVQVGEPDVKDAVSILRGIKEKYEVHHGVRIRDAAVVAAVTLSSRYISDRFLPDKAIDLMDEAASQLRIELDSKPVELDRLERQMRQLTVEREALKKETDDASKKRLTELEREVAEIGERMTKMELQWKNEKAVIDVIKTSHKEIDRLKEESIQAERNGDLQRVAEIRYGLVPDLESNVQTAEKELQKLQKESSFLKEEVTEEDIAKVVSRWTGIPVQKMLSEETVKLAHLEEELGKRVIGQEEAIRAVSNAVRRARAGIQEETRPIGSFIFLGPTGVGKTELAKALAEFLFNDEKLMTRIDMSEYMEKHAVARLIGAPPGYVGYEEGGQLTEAVRRHPYTVILLDEIEKAHPDVFNVLLQILDEGRLTDSKGRTVDFKNAVIIMTSNLGSAAIAEHQHERVLQTKAIDDLMKKTFRPEFLNRVDDIIIFQPLTEVQIAAIVNIQIGKLQNRLQERGIEVSLTKEATEFLAARGFDPLYGARPLKRVLQELILDELSLQIIEGTIKEGDRVTIGMKDGSIHMTKKK from the coding sequence ATGAATTTTCAGAACTACACAACAAAGGCGGCGGAAGCCATGCAAAGCGCATTGCAGATTGCAACGACGCTCGGACAACAGGCACTTTCCCCTCTCCACCTGCTCCTCGCACTCGTCGAGCAGCCGGAAGGCGTCGTGCCGTCGTTGCTGCAAAAGCTGAAACACGATCCTGCGGATACTGCGGAAAAAATCCGCCAGGCAATCGGCGTACTGCCAAAAGTGAGCGGCAGCGGATCGCCATATCTGACGCCGGAACTCAAGCAGGTGCTGGATGAGGCAGAAGCGGAAGAAAAGAAATTGCAGGACGAGTATGTCTCCACGGAACACCTGTTCCTGGCGCTCCTCGGGGATAAAGACGTGAAGCGTATAGTCGATATCAAACCCGCTGATGTTCTGAAAGAAGTGAAAGCACTCCGCGGGAACCAGCGCGTGACCGATCAGAATCCGGAGGGGAAATACCAGGTCCTCGAAAAGTACACGCAGGACTTCACCGCACTCGCCCGTGAAGGAAAGATCGATCCGGTCATCGGACGTGACGAGGAAATCCGGCGGATCATGCAGATCCTCAGCCGCAGGACAAAAAACAATCCGGTACTGGTCGGTGAACCAGGAACCGGAAAGACGGCGATTGTGGAAGGACTCGCGAAAAAAATCATAGACGGCGACGTTCCCGATACCCTCAAGGGCAAGCGTCTGCTGGCTCTCGATCTGGGCGCGATGATTGCAGGCACAAAGTACCGCGGTGAATTTGAAGACCGCCTGAAGGCATTGCTGAAGGAGATCGAAGGATCGGACGGACAGATCATTCTCTTCATTGATGAACTGCATACCATTGTCGGTGCCGGTGCAGCAGAAGGGTCGATGGATGCGGGCAATCTTCTGAAGCCCGCTCTCGCACGCGGCCAGCTCCGGACCATCGGTGCGACGACGCTGCGGGAATACCGCTTGCATGTGGAGAAAGACGCAGCCCTGGAACGCAGGTTCCAGCCGGTGCAGGTCGGTGAGCCGGATGTGAAAGATGCCGTCTCGATCCTGCGCGGGATCAAAGAAAAATACGAAGTGCATCACGGTGTCCGCATCCGCGATGCGGCGGTCGTGGCCGCAGTCACCCTCAGCAGCCGGTACATCAGCGACAGATTTCTGCCGGATAAAGCCATCGACCTGATGGATGAAGCCGCCTCTCAGCTGCGCATTGAGCTCGACAGCAAGCCTGTGGAACTCGACAGACTCGAACGCCAGATGCGTCAGCTGACCGTCGAACGCGAAGCGCTGAAGAAAGAAACCGACGACGCGTCGAAGAAGCGCCTGACAGAACTGGAGAGGGAGGTTGCGGAAATCGGCGAACGTATGACGAAAATGGAACTTCAGTGGAAGAATGAGAAAGCGGTGATTGATGTCATCAAAACATCGCACAAGGAAATCGACCGGCTGAAGGAAGAATCCATCCAGGCAGAACGCAACGGCGATCTGCAGCGCGTGGCGGAAATCCGGTACGGTCTTGTGCCGGATCTGGAAAGCAACGTGCAGACAGCCGAAAAAGAGCTGCAGAAGCTGCAGAAAGAAAGTTCATTTCTGAAGGAAGAAGTAACGGAAGAGGACATTGCAAAAGTCGTTTCCCGCTGGACCGGCATTCCCGTACAGAAAATGCTGAGCGAAGAAACGGTGAAACTTGCGCATCTGGAAGAGGAACTCGGCAAACGTGTGATCGGTCAGGAGGAAGCAATCCGTGCGGTCTCGAACGCAGTCCGCCGTGCGCGTGCGGGCATTCAGGAAGAGACACGTCCGATCGGGTCTTTCATTTTTCTGGGACCGACCGGTGTCGGAAAGACGGAGCTCGCAAAGGCGCTCGCGGAGTTTTTGTTCAACGACGAAAAACTGATGACACGCATAGACATGTCGGAGTACATGGAGAAGCACGCAGTCGCACGACTCATCGGCGCACCTCCGGGCTATGTCGGATACGAAGAAGGAGGTCAGCTGACCGAGGCCGTCCGCCGCCATCCCTACACCGTCATCCTGCTTGATGAAATAGAGAAGGCGCATCCGGATGTCTTCAATGTCCTGCTCCAGATTCTCGATGAAGGCAGACTGACCGACAGCAAGGGGCGGACCGTGGACTTTAAAAATGCGGTGATCATCATGACCAGCAACCTGGGATCGGCGGCAATAGCCGAGCATCAGCATGAGCGCGTTCTGCAGACAAAGGCGATTGATGATCTGATGAAAAAAACATTCCGCCCGGAATTTTTGAACCGTGTGGATGACATCATCATCTTCCAGCCGCTGACCGAAGTGCAGATTGCAGCGATTGTGAACATCCAGATTGGGAAGCTCCAGAATCGGCTCCAGGAGCGGGGAATTGAGGTGTCGCTCACAAAAGAAGCCACCGAATTTCTGGCCGCCCGCGGGTTCGATCCGCTCTACGGCGCACGCCCTCTCAAGCGTGTGTTACAGGAACTGATCCTCGATGAACTGTCCCTGCAGATCATTGAAGGAACAATCAAAGAGGGCGACCGCGTCACCATCGGCATGAAAGACGGCAGCATACATATGACGAAGAAAAAATAA
- a CDS encoding DUF1761 domain-containing protein yields the protein MIHLIAIGGYMQTHVLSIVLALVATYFIGSMWHGPIFGKQWMKLNNIPEPKKEDIKFSMMIPGLSANFVMVILQSAVLGRTFQIVQLDNIWQALLIATIIWLPFSALLLANIYAWSGRSWKVWLLDAGHAWVSILAVAAILYATL from the coding sequence ATGATTCATCTGATTGCCATCGGCGGGTACATGCAGACGCATGTGCTCAGTATTGTCCTCGCACTTGTCGCTACCTATTTCATCGGGTCCATGTGGCACGGCCCCATTTTTGGAAAGCAGTGGATGAAACTCAATAACATTCCGGAGCCCAAGAAAGAAGACATCAAATTTTCGATGATGATCCCGGGTCTCTCCGCAAACTTTGTAATGGTCATTCTGCAGTCCGCCGTCCTCGGCCGCACGTTCCAGATAGTGCAGCTCGATAACATCTGGCAGGCTCTGCTGATTGCGACCATCATCTGGCTGCCGTTCTCCGCTCTGCTTCTTGCAAACATTTACGCCTGGAGCGGCAGGTCCTGGAAAGTCTGGCTGCTGGATGCCGGCCATGCGTGGGTCTCCATCCTGGCTGTTGCTGCCATTCTGTACGCAACACTCTGA
- a CDS encoding DUF3494 domain-containing protein, whose translation MAVIIPSAFAATTVPVTQPSNGFIQAPNPEWTAAHQTATSNVSGHREYHRTAEATLLQWYTAHLAERATAAYNNARRMMLQARNMLHRQFHLSMVDMNNNSSQSSVRSLSSRSSVRSSSSSMPSSVWSSSLSSSVVSSSSSSFSKGSSVSSASVAAQGSVTLGAASTFAVLAGSTVTNTGLTTVTGDLGVSPGTAVTGFGPGVVTGGAIHETDIAAANAKSALTVAYNDLAGRTLAPVDVSGNLGGMTLSPGLYKSGSSVEISSGDLTLDAKGNSNAIFIFQVATTLEVSTGRQVLLIGGAKASNVYWQIGTSATINANAVFKGSILADQSIAAKTGANIEGRLLARIGGVTLQANTVTIPAN comes from the coding sequence ATGGCTGTCATCATCCCGTCTGCATTTGCAGCAACGACCGTTCCGGTCACACAGCCAAGTAACGGCTTCATCCAGGCTCCAAACCCTGAGTGGACTGCGGCACATCAGACGGCAACGTCGAATGTATCCGGTCACAGAGAGTATCACCGCACTGCAGAAGCCACCCTTCTCCAGTGGTACACAGCGCACCTCGCAGAACGTGCGACCGCTGCGTATAACAATGCGCGCCGCATGATGCTCCAGGCCAGAAACATGCTGCACCGCCAGTTTCATTTGAGTATGGTGGATATGAACAATAACTCCTCACAGAGTTCCGTTCGTTCGCTCTCATCCCGCTCCAGCGTGCGTTCGTCCTCTTCGAGCATGCCATCTTCCGTCTGGTCATCCTCATTAAGCTCTTCTGTTGTCTCTTCTTCATCCTCCTCTTTCTCAAAGGGAAGCAGCGTCTCTTCTGCATCGGTCGCAGCGCAAGGCTCTGTCACACTGGGAGCTGCATCAACCTTTGCTGTATTGGCAGGATCGACTGTCACGAACACTGGTCTGACGACCGTTACTGGCGATCTGGGTGTGAGCCCGGGAACAGCAGTCACAGGATTCGGTCCTGGTGTTGTAACCGGAGGAGCAATCCACGAAACCGATATCGCGGCAGCGAATGCAAAAAGTGCGCTCACTGTTGCCTACAATGATCTTGCGGGACGCACACTTGCACCGGTGGACGTATCCGGAAATCTCGGAGGCATGACACTGAGTCCGGGTCTCTACAAATCCGGCTCTTCTGTGGAAATCAGTTCCGGCGACCTGACACTGGATGCGAAAGGCAACAGCAATGCCATCTTTATCTTCCAGGTTGCAACCACACTGGAGGTCTCAACAGGGCGTCAGGTTCTGCTTATTGGCGGAGCAAAGGCATCCAATGTCTACTGGCAGATTGGTACATCGGCCACGATCAATGCGAACGCTGTCTTCAAAGGAAGCATTCTTGCCGATCAATCGATTGCTGCAAAAACGGGTGCAAACATTGAAGGTCGTCTCCTGGCACGCATTGGTGGAGTCACACTTCAGGCAAATACGGTAACAATTCCCGCGAATTAA
- the mltG gene encoding endolytic transglycosylase MltG, whose product MKTSRTIILGIAAIIILLMLRSCSSGDTEAVNILTVSKVATTEEIKEKILAQEYIKGHPFLGLAMTLHGGYDGIAPGGYRIADGMGSWAIASALTSEPALKWITIPEGLRKEQVADRLQETLGWSDATREAFLNTNIQKPYDLTDGFYFPDTYLIPTDEDPEQVAKRFINRFNDSFAPYVEKFKEANIKYDTAIKIASLIQREAGGKSDMPIIAGVLWNRLLIKMPLQIDATLQYARGDVGDGYWAPVKVADKKIDSPFNTYLNAGLPPSPIANPGLDAIDAVLNSADTECLYYIHDNDRQIHCAVTYEEHLGNVERYLK is encoded by the coding sequence ATGAAGACCAGCCGTACAATCATTCTCGGGATTGCAGCCATCATTATCCTGTTGATGCTCCGCAGCTGCAGCAGTGGCGACACAGAAGCAGTGAATATCCTCACAGTGAGCAAAGTGGCAACAACAGAAGAGATCAAAGAAAAGATCCTCGCGCAGGAGTATATAAAAGGACATCCGTTTCTTGGTCTCGCGATGACGCTGCATGGCGGGTACGACGGGATTGCACCGGGTGGGTACAGAATTGCCGATGGCATGGGCTCGTGGGCGATTGCGTCTGCGCTTACATCTGAACCCGCGCTCAAGTGGATCACGATTCCGGAGGGCCTGCGCAAAGAGCAGGTTGCGGACAGGCTCCAGGAAACACTTGGCTGGTCTGATGCGACACGCGAGGCATTTCTGAATACGAACATACAGAAACCGTACGATCTGACCGATGGTTTCTATTTCCCGGATACGTATCTTATTCCCACAGATGAAGATCCCGAGCAGGTGGCGAAGCGCTTCATCAATCGTTTTAATGATAGCTTCGCGCCGTATGTAGAGAAATTCAAAGAAGCGAACATCAAGTACGACACCGCCATCAAAATCGCATCGCTGATTCAGCGCGAAGCGGGAGGGAAGTCCGATATGCCGATTATTGCCGGCGTGCTGTGGAATCGCTTGCTCATCAAAATGCCGCTGCAGATAGATGCCACATTGCAGTATGCGCGGGGTGATGTGGGTGATGGCTACTGGGCTCCGGTCAAAGTCGCAGACAAGAAAATCGATTCCCCGTTCAATACCTACCTGAACGCCGGCCTGCCGCCGTCACCGATTGCGAACCCCGGATTGGATGCGATTGATGCGGTGCTGAACTCAGCGGATACGGAGTGTTTGTATTACATCCACGATAACGACCGGCAGATTCATTGCGCGGTGACGTATGAGGAGCATTTGGGGAATGTGGAGAGGTATTTGAAGTGA
- a CDS encoding serine protease produces MAIRTPLQKILQKILAFSLRRAHHLRMRWKNILIGCSAACLGIVPALAAVSQEPSANTKTATVMIAIFDKNGDFTGWGTGFYVDERILVTNKHIINGGQYYRIYATGDDDIVNLECFRNLTRSDVKLNLDDDVAYMRASLTCEHGKMYFANEDPKAGDSVGVLGFPNKGSLKESMHQSQTKGTVTGPDDVTPWIRTSAFVDFGNSGGPVVKDDKVVGVVVAKGVDDNGNFVSGLFIPVSQIVRGLEYANNSTFGYTPQSEQSNPAYQQPERSGPMTDADCSLLLGEGGRAADNGDCKCLPGFQRSANGLMCVRTASASSASSSLAPRSSESEVGSSLSSSYSSRSSASRSLRSSIKPLTGIQMRTCERVRRQFFGESLKRVNERLQKRLGFGC; encoded by the coding sequence ATGGCGATCCGCACACCGCTCCAGAAGATCCTTCAAAAAATCCTCGCATTCTCTCTGCGTAGAGCGCATCATTTGCGTATGCGTTGGAAAAATATTCTCATTGGGTGCAGTGCCGCATGTCTGGGCATAGTCCCCGCTCTGGCTGCAGTATCGCAAGAACCTTCGGCGAACACGAAAACTGCCACAGTGATGATTGCCATCTTCGATAAAAACGGTGATTTTACCGGCTGGGGCACGGGGTTTTATGTGGATGAACGTATTCTTGTAACCAACAAGCACATCATCAATGGCGGCCAGTACTATCGTATTTACGCCACAGGAGACGACGACATCGTGAATCTGGAATGCTTCCGCAATCTCACACGGTCCGATGTAAAACTCAATCTTGATGACGACGTTGCCTACATGCGCGCCTCGCTCACATGCGAGCACGGCAAAATGTACTTTGCCAACGAAGATCCGAAAGCCGGCGACAGCGTGGGCGTGCTGGGATTCCCGAACAAAGGATCACTCAAAGAATCCATGCATCAGTCACAAACAAAAGGAACAGTCACCGGACCCGATGACGTCACGCCGTGGATCCGCACAAGTGCCTTCGTGGACTTCGGTAATTCCGGCGGCCCGGTCGTGAAGGATGACAAGGTCGTCGGGGTTGTGGTCGCAAAAGGCGTCGATGACAATGGTAACTTCGTTTCCGGCCTCTTCATTCCCGTCTCCCAAATTGTCCGCGGTCTGGAATACGCGAATAACTCCACCTTCGGCTACACGCCGCAATCGGAACAAAGCAATCCCGCGTATCAGCAACCGGAACGCTCCGGCCCGATGACCGACGCCGATTGTTCCCTGCTTCTGGGTGAAGGCGGCCGCGCTGCGGATAATGGCGATTGCAAATGCCTTCCGGGATTCCAGAGATCTGCAAACGGATTGATGTGTGTACGGACAGCATCTGCATCGTCTGCATCGAGTTCGCTTGCCCCGCGCAGCTCGGAGAGCGAAGTGGGGTCTTCCTTGTCTTCCTCGTACTCCTCTCGCTCATCAGCATCACGTTCCTTGCGAAGTTCCATTAAGCCTTTAACAGGAATACAGATGCGGACGTGCGAAAGAGTGAGGAGGCAGTTTTTTGGCGAGTCTCTCAAAAGAGTGAATGAACGACTGCAGAAGCGGTTGGGGTTTGGGTGCTGA
- a CDS encoding ester cyclase — translation MSHKEAALDFLTLITTGKTRDAYDRYIHPDFRHHNQYHKGDAASLLQGMLENDENFPEKEFVVKKVLEEGDTVMTYASLKMGKGVPDMSVMHLLRFQDNKVIEMWDCGMQLPADSPNENGVF, via the coding sequence ATGTCTCACAAAGAAGCCGCTCTCGATTTCCTCACGCTCATCACCACAGGCAAAACCCGCGACGCATACGACAGGTACATCCACCCGGATTTCCGGCATCACAATCAGTACCACAAAGGAGATGCTGCGTCCCTTTTGCAGGGAATGCTCGAGAACGATGAAAACTTTCCGGAGAAAGAATTCGTGGTGAAGAAAGTGCTGGAAGAGGGCGATACGGTGATGACGTATGCGAGTTTGAAAATGGGCAAAGGCGTGCCGGATATGTCGGTCATGCATCTGCTGCGCTTTCAGGATAACAAAGTGATCGAGATGTGGGATTGTGGCATGCAGCTGCCGGCAGATTCGCCGAATGAGAACGGGGTATTTTAA
- a CDS encoding aldehyde dehydrogenase family protein — protein MWNIPALRFGTDYHSANKSDVVDLGSKEVLGKLGLVVDGIIQKDCRSGKLLEAAFKKLQAIPMKARVAMCQSACTHFLNDALDCGGVLQTFDEYIDVLTRTSGLSEFLAGQVTDRIGSTLRNMEDIVMGLSRGMPHSIIDAGIGWQWGSTIRLVPRVHALGCCMPGNSPGVHVIWLPALAFGIPVLIRPGSAEPFTPYRLIQAFIKAGFPKEVFGYYPCEHSGANLIPTLTKGAIVFGSDETVKQWKENPLVHVHGSGFSKLILGEDRLSEWKTLIPALAQNVSANSGRSCYAVSRIMVPGHGKEIAAALAEELAKIIPRPLHHPDAFLSAMAMPERATAVNQVIDEELKTKGAIDMSAPHRTGSRLVEFEGRTYMLPTVIYCEKNDHPLANQEFLFPFTAVTEVSNDQAFGEMGPTLALGVYTNNEELKRRARMSHVSLVSVNKSTSVLDRNQPHEHSLFDLFYERLSYVEG, from the coding sequence ATGTGGAACATTCCCGCTTTGCGCTTTGGTACTGACTACCATAGTGCAAACAAGTCAGACGTGGTTGATTTGGGATCAAAGGAAGTCCTGGGGAAATTGGGACTGGTCGTGGATGGCATCATCCAGAAGGATTGTCGCAGTGGAAAGTTGCTTGAGGCAGCCTTCAAAAAGCTGCAAGCCATTCCCATGAAGGCTCGGGTGGCCATGTGTCAGAGTGCCTGCACTCACTTCCTGAACGATGCACTCGATTGCGGCGGCGTCCTGCAAACATTCGACGAGTACATCGATGTGCTCACCCGCACGAGCGGGTTGTCGGAGTTTCTTGCGGGGCAGGTGACGGATCGCATTGGCAGCACGCTGCGCAACATGGAGGACATTGTGATGGGATTGTCGCGCGGCATGCCGCATAGCATCATTGATGCCGGCATTGGCTGGCAATGGGGTTCAACGATTCGCCTGGTGCCGCGTGTTCACGCGCTCGGCTGTTGTATGCCTGGAAACTCTCCGGGAGTGCATGTCATCTGGCTGCCCGCTCTTGCGTTTGGTATCCCGGTGCTCATTCGACCTGGGTCCGCTGAGCCCTTTACCCCATATCGGTTGATTCAGGCTTTCATCAAAGCAGGATTTCCGAAGGAGGTGTTTGGGTATTACCCGTGCGAACACAGTGGCGCAAATCTCATTCCCACGCTCACCAAAGGGGCGATCGTTTTCGGGTCGGATGAGACAGTGAAGCAGTGGAAGGAAAATCCTCTCGTGCATGTGCACGGGTCGGGATTCTCTAAACTCATTCTGGGAGAAGACCGTTTGAGCGAATGGAAAACATTGATTCCGGCACTTGCACAGAATGTGTCCGCGAATAGCGGACGCAGCTGCTATGCGGTGTCCAGGATCATGGTTCCGGGTCATGGAAAGGAAATCGCGGCGGCTCTTGCAGAAGAGCTGGCAAAGATCATTCCGCGACCATTGCATCACCCGGATGCGTTTCTGTCCGCCATGGCAATGCCGGAGCGGGCGACGGCGGTGAATCAGGTCATTGATGAGGAACTGAAAACCAAAGGTGCCATCGATATGAGTGCACCGCATCGTACCGGGAGCCGGTTAGTAGAATTTGAAGGTCGAACGTACATGCTGCCGACCGTCATCTACTGCGAGAAGAATGACCATCCGCTGGCGAATCAGGAATTCCTCTTTCCTTTCACAGCGGTCACCGAAGTGTCGAATGATCAGGCGTTTGGGGAGATGGGGCCCACACTGGCGCTCGGCGTCTATACCAATAACGAAGAGTTAAAGCGTCGGGCTCGCATGAGTCATGTCAGCCTTGTGAGTGTCAACAAGTCGACGTCTGTACTGGATCGTAATCAGCCGCATGAACACAGCCTCTTCGATTTATTTTATGAACGGCTGAGCTACGTGGAAGGCTGA
- a CDS encoding YceI family protein has translation MRQLSIPVLALSLVTLAACQTSSLTEDEKATVVETETAFSGELREIDAAQSVISFTGKSNIINHEGKFPNYTAQVTLDADEPSNLEKAQISAEIDVATVEVDAAGLQGHFMKDDFFAVETYPKATFVSTDIVSKGDNMYAVTGDLTIKGTTKSVTIDAEITDDYLTATYDLPRLDFGIGNEAYGQKLLEPMVPVSIKLVFKK, from the coding sequence ATGAGACAGTTGTCCATTCCCGTTCTTGCTTTGTCACTCGTGACACTTGCTGCCTGTCAGACGTCCTCCCTCACAGAAGACGAAAAGGCGACAGTTGTAGAAACAGAAACTGCATTCAGCGGCGAATTGCGCGAGATTGATGCGGCACAGAGCGTCATTTCGTTTACCGGAAAGAGCAATATCATCAACCACGAAGGAAAGTTCCCGAACTATACGGCGCAGGTCACACTCGATGCAGATGAGCCGTCCAATCTGGAGAAGGCACAGATCAGTGCTGAGATCGATGTTGCCACTGTCGAAGTGGATGCCGCAGGTCTGCAGGGTCACTTTATGAAGGATGACTTCTTTGCGGTGGAGACGTACCCGAAGGCAACCTTTGTTTCCACAGACATTGTGAGCAAGGGTGACAACATGTACGCCGTCACTGGTGATCTGACCATCAAAGGCACCACGAAGAGCGTCACGATCGATGCAGAGATCACGGATGATTACCTGACTGCAACGTACGATCTTCCCCGTCTCGATTTCGGCATTGGAAACGAAGCCTATGGACAGAAACTCCTCGAGCCGATGGTTCCGGTCAGCATCAAGCTCGTCTTTAAGAAATAA
- a CDS encoding VTT domain-containing protein codes for MIASVIAWLETTAQTVPLSLFVLLGGLVEEILAPIPSPLVATLAGSIANTQNIGVPGLLWICALATLSKTLGASIFYFLGDKIEDLIIPRFGTYIGVTHEDLESFGERFKGTWKDIGVLLLLRSIPMMPSTPISAVCGVLKISKRTFFIGTYIGFYIREMTFIVLGYTGLAALDSLMSGIDTAETIMKIIVVGGAFLFLAWLWWKRRTGNPAQWLKRK; via the coding sequence ATGATCGCCTCTGTTATTGCATGGCTGGAAACCACAGCCCAGACCGTTCCTCTGTCCCTCTTCGTGCTGCTCGGCGGTCTTGTTGAGGAAATTCTCGCACCTATCCCTTCTCCTCTTGTTGCCACACTGGCGGGATCGATTGCCAATACACAGAATATCGGTGTTCCGGGACTGCTCTGGATCTGCGCACTGGCAACGCTGTCCAAGACTCTCGGTGCATCTATCTTCTACTTCCTCGGCGACAAGATTGAAGATCTGATTATCCCGCGCTTCGGCACATACATCGGCGTCACACATGAGGATCTCGAAAGTTTCGGTGAACGTTTCAAAGGCACCTGGAAAGATATCGGTGTCCTGCTCCTGCTGCGCTCTATTCCGATGATGCCAAGCACCCCGATCTCCGCAGTGTGCGGCGTGCTGAAAATCAGCAAGCGCACGTTTTTTATCGGAACCTACATCGGGTTCTATATCCGTGAGATGACATTCATTGTGCTCGGCTACACAGGACTTGCCGCACTCGATTCCCTGATGTCCGGAATCGATACCGCAGAAACCATCATGAAGATTATTGTTGTCGGTGGCGCCTTCCTCTTCCTTGCATGGCTCTGGTGGAAGCGGCGGACCGGGAACCCTGCGCAGTGGTTAAAGCGGAAATAA